Below is a window of Oryza brachyantha chromosome 10, ObraRS2, whole genome shotgun sequence DNA.
ATCTTAGCGTAAGTTGTAGTTTGACTAATTAAGGTTTACCAAAATCGGATCTGAAATGGAGACTAATAGACAAACTATGACATTAATAATTACCTAGTGTAGGGTGAAAGAGGTCTCTGTTGCTGCTTCAGCTGATTCCCACTGCCGAGGGCGCTGTAATCCAACACCGCCGATAAAGTTGTAGCAGCCGTAGGTGCAGAATCAggtgcagcagctgctgctgctggcctcGGCGATGGCGAGCTGGGGGGCTTCAAGTCCACAAATCTGTCGCCTTGTCAGTCacaccatttatttttttattgttagaGAGAAACTAAATGAGATATGATTGGCTCAGATAAGAGAAATGGTAAAAATGtacatctattttaataaaaatttaaacgcTACTTGCATAGTGTTTTGTTTCATGATTATTCAATGCTTCCTTCTTTAAAAGGAAGCAGTGGTGACTGGTGAGTTATGAGTCACCCATCGTCTGGCCCTCAATTCCCTAATATTCCTTCATATAGGGTCACTGCCTATCCCCTCCCAAGCCAAGCATACTGTACATACAAGTAACAGATAGAAATAACCCTAACACTATGAACCATAATCAGATATGGTTTGGTGAAGCAATTTTGTACagctaaaatatgtaaagataaaaaattgaactaaCTCTATAGTTAAGCTAAAAATTAcaggtagattttttttattctacaATAACATACGGGGATTTCGCTAGCATATTATGGCCATGTTTGTTTTcacttaaaattattataattagattatgaaaatagattaCTATAAACTTAAGCTAAAATAGGTAAGGCATGGtaaaataagtaattaatttcAAGTACCCAAGGGTAGTGAATATTTAGCCGTCCActaatctttaaaaaaatatttttattagattctATTAAACTTGgctctaaattataataaactgACACGATAATCCATGCTATAAATAATCCTAAAATGAAGGCTACAGAATCATGGGGTTGCCTGGCTTCTCTAAAAACAATTTCAACGGTagtgatttttttctgaaacaatGGATTGATTTCGGGATTACGGTATATATGCACGTATTACTTACGCCGTGTAGGGTGAGAGGAGTCGCTGCTTTGCTGTTTCAGTTCCATTCGATCTCAGTTTGGGAGGGGCCGGCTTCCCTCCGTCAAGCTCGGGCGGTGGTTCCTGTACGTACACgcgtatatatacatgaatatgcGCCATCGACAAGCGCGTGTACAAAATCTTTACTTTACATGGGagaaattatttctaaatatctTTTAGTTATGCAAAGCGATAGTAGAATCTTTATTGGAAGATATATTAtgctaaatttatgttttaatgtATTGTGGAATATATCACTGTGTGGTGACTTATTTAGTTATTAAAAGGGTcgaataatttatttagaagGAGAGAAACCATATGTACGGCCGGAGGCCGGAGGCGGAgaaggaatgaaaaaaaaatcagagaaaaatatacttgTGGTGCGCGCTCTGTTACAAACGAGGGCAGGACGTGGTAACGTACCCGGTTTGAAGGAATGGTGGCGAGCTGGTCCTCCATGGGCAGCAAGGGCGCTGTGGTTTCGGCGACTGCTTCGACGACCTTGCAGTAGGCCGCCCTCCTGTTGGTGGCAATGCACGCGATGAGCTCCGCCACCTGCAGGTTGGAGACGAGTCCCCCTACGTAGGTGTCCTCTCCTGCCACCACCAGGTTGTGCGTATCCTTAAATGCGTCCGTTGGCCTCTCCATTCCACCAGGTCGGACGATCTTCATTCCcaacaatttatataatataatggattaatttaattaattacattgtATTCATTCATTAGTTTATACTAGGATATACTCGTGCTAACGCTACAACTCAgtttaataatacaaatgatatatCCTAAACTCTTTCAAATGCAATCACATAAATCAAACATTCCAAGTTTTCTATCTATTAAGCATTTGTTGCTATCATTATCTAAACAAACTCTTATAAAATAGTAGCAAACTACTAGTTAATATTGAATATcttatatttgcataattaattataggtcAACTTACattttaatataagtttttaagtTTGGATGGTAACTATAGAACTTTTAGTGTCATGtttatacactaatttcagAAACATTGTAACATATATcactaattttataatcacTTCGAGATCAACTTCACTCATTACCAAGACaattttaattaactaatatatttacattatctaatattagtataaaatttaaactaacgTATATTTGTAGAAACTTTaggattaaaaattatatatttatctttatatacaGTCTAAgtgtttgatttatttctaattggaaataatttttatagctttTTTTACCGTCCGtgaaaagtatctcgagataccatatttttcaatataaaagtttagttTCTTGAGGTACAATATACCttaagttaccaaaatttttggtaacttaaggtaattcttaaaaaaatccctaatttttaaacattgaAACTCTGTGACTggtaagataatttctaatttagaaagtctAATATATGGTCGTCAGATTTGAATAATGATAAATGGAGCATGTAGAATTAGTAAAACTAGATATTTGACGATCCATACcctgtatgtatgtatgtatgtattatgtatgtatgtatcgTACCGTGTAGGCAAGGCCGCTGCCGATCAGCACTTCTTCAGCTCGTCTTTTCCAGCACAGAACCCCCCAAAACAAGCTGCATGcaccattttattttattttattttttgcctACAACATATTATAGTTAAGAGGATGTCTTGGAATCAAGACGACCCAatcatttgatatattttaatccaGAGTGTATGAAATGTTAAACCGGAAtgtcatatagaaaaaagtcATATATCAATCATACTTGAGAAGAAAAGCAGGGAAGCCAATCCTGTTTGTTCCCAGGGATGTAACCAGGATGAAGTGCTCAACCTTTGCAGCAGTTGCTGTCGCAAGTAAGAGTTTAATGTTAATCGTCCAGTTGCGTTGTACTgagttttctaaaaattaaaaagaaagaagaaaagctACTCCTAGATACGTACGTACCAGCCTGCACAAGGTTGTTGGTGGCCATGAAATCAATACGGTAGGGGCCCGTTACATCCAGGATGTCCTTCTCGCTTGCGCCGATGGAACACACCACAACTGAGGCGTTGCCAATGGCCGACTCGATGTTTGCCTGTGCCTGCTTCTCCAGGTCGCATTCTACGAGCTCCAGCCTTTCTGCGGCTGgtctagattatatatattcatccagATCAGACAAAGCGATAATTAAattggaattaattaattaaaattcaaaaagacataattatatatgtcgATTCGACTCACGCGAATTTGCGTCGTCATCGAGTTTCAATTGCTCGACGCTCTGAAATTGAAATTCATTAGATTGGTGCCGTATATGgtcaagatatatataatgaattaATAATCTTATTCATATGTACGCGCTGCTACCTGCTGGCGGGTTATATACTACTGTCTTtatttcataaaataaatgatcttAGCAACGTAAATACAAAGCCAAACTTCTTATATTTCAGGACGAAAATAGTACGTAGCAAGTTAAGATTGTCTTCATATATAATCAATTCTTACCTGCACAAGGGATGATGCTCTCTGTGCGCTTCTAACGCCGGCGCGGACGCGGAAGCCGAGCTTGATGAGCTCCCTGCCGCGGCACGCAGTATATGTAAGTATGTAACAGATCGATCGACCTTTCCCGGGATCATCGCACATTGGATTGGAATTGGAGGACAGACAAGAGTTAGGTACCTTACAGCTCGTGATCCCACCTTTCCGGTGGCTCCGGCGACGAAGGCTAGGTCTTTGTCTTTCGTCTTGGGCTCCGGCGTCGTCGTTGCCGCGGCGTAAACACGAACAGAAGAAGGGGCATGCCGGAGGGAGGAGCTGGATCGAGCAAAGCAACCTCTGCGAGGGCGCGGCATAGAGCGGTAAGGACATGCTGCTGCCATGCAACACCGAGCGGGCGCTGCCGCCGACAGGGAGATGGTGACCTTCGCTGCCTGCTCCATTGATTGATGAATATAGTCTCCGCCCAAGCCCAGCTGCTCCGTTCTgccctagctagctgctaTTGATTCATGGATTCGCTCCCAATCTGATCCAGTTACACGACACATAGGAGTAGCACTGTAGCACCTGCTACCGCTAGCTAAGCTGCAGACGCAGTACTGCCGATGATGTGCTGTCCAACGTGGCGTGGCCGTGTCCACGTTCTGGGATAATGTAGGACCCACTGCTCATCTCCTGCTACTTCTCTTCGGACCTCCTGCTAACTTGGATAGCTCTGAACCGGGCATCTCAATCGGTCTATCCTAACGGAGGCTAGCGCCCGTTACAAACGTTATGGGGGTGTCTGATTATCACGACTTTTTTATAAGTCCCTGTCACATTTgaacattaattaaaattataaaatatagaccattaataaaactcacttcatactctggactatttggcgagacgaatctattaagcctaattagtctatgattagcgaatgtgatgctacagtaaacatttgctaatcgtgaattaattaggctaaaaatttgtctaatgaaatagcttctatttatgcaattagttttgttatcagtctatatataatactcttaatttacgtctaaatattcgatgtaacaaaagactaaaaaaagtcactggatccaaacagaCGCATAGTTATCTTTATTCGATCACAAAAAGCATTGTATGTTCATGCGCATAACAGCGGCTCGCACATAGTTCTCGCGCAAGGCTGCTACAAATTCTGCCCAATCAGGCTCGAGGGTATCGTCGGCACATGTCTACTTGTAAGTGTCCCACCAATCAGTGGCAGTCCCTTCTGGCTGGTTAGTGGTGAAGATCACCTTATCCTTCTCGTGAGCTCTGACCAAAGCGAGCTTTTTCTCAATGGCCCGCAACCAATCTTCTGCTTTCATCGGCTCCTCATATCCCGCAAAAGTAGGTGGCTTGGCCCTCATGAATTCGCCATAAGCGGAGTTGCTTCGCCCACCTTGGTTGTTGGCGAGAACTTGCAGTAGCTAGGTTTGTTGTGCCATAACTTTTGTCAGAGTTGCCATCTCCGGGGGTGTGCCTTGGTTGCGTGACAGGCTTCTGCTAGCAAAGACTGTAAGTGAACAAGCACATGTCGGGTTGCCATAACTCGAAGTGAGACAGATACAATAGCCATAGCATTCCATTACTTAATATAGGGAAATGATGCCATACAGGGACTGATACAGGATACATCACATGATAGATTGCGACTAGCTAGGTACTAGGGGGGTAAGGCTTGGTACAGGGTACAACTGATACAGTCTACCACTACAGATGGAAATGCCTTTCTATTACATGCTACGGCACATGAGCCTACTCCTCAAGCCAGCCTCCAGTACCCATCAAGAGTGGGGTGTAGTCCCTAACGGAGAAGAACTCTAGTTATCCTGCAAAAACGGTGGGGGAAGTCGCCGGTGGCGCTCTAGCTGGTGGGTCCGCCCTGGGTGTGTTGCAGCGAATCAACGGTCCACCCACAAAAGTGACCTGGAAGGTGGACTTGGTCTCGGCGTCAGTACCGTAGTAGATCCTAGGCTCCGGGTCCTCCTCTGTGCTATCATCCTCCAGGCAGATCGGTGCAGTCTCGCTGCTCCCGAGCTGACTGACGTCAGTGTGCATCGGCTCAACCTCCACGGAGCCCTCAACCTCTATCTTTGGTGGTAACAGAGGGGAGGCCGCTCTGTTGCAGTAAAGGTCGAGGCCCCACGGTGTAGTAGTCAGTGGAGGGCGGAGGCTAGGCAATCCGAGCAGGGCTGTCATCTGGTCCTCCAACTACTGGATCTGATCATCTCATGCCTTCAGCTGAGCCTTGAGGTCCACTATCATCGTGTCCTGTGCCTGGTGCTGAGCCTCGAGCTGCTGGTGGATGTGCGTGAGGTGGATGAGATCAACCTCCTGGCTCTGGATGCGCCCCAAGAGCCTCCTCGTAGTGGTCGTCCGCCACCTCCGCCCAACGCGCCAACCGCTGTGCTATCGGGTTGTAGCAACAAGGGGCATCCTGGACGGTGCAGAAGGTGTCCTCGGCGGGGCGGTACGGGTGGTGAGTGAACTCCGTGCGACTCACCTCCACGCGTTGCAAGTCATGGAGTCACAGGAAGGCCTCCCGAGCTGCATCCTGAATGGTCGCTGACTCATGGTCATGACGGTGGTGACTAGTGAACTGGTGGGTGCCCTCAGGGCTGGTACGGGGGGTGATGGTGATCCTAGCCTCCCACTCCTCATGGTCGTAGACCTTGAACACTCACGTCTAGTAGGTGGGAGGGCTGGGATAGCGCAAACACCTCATGAGCTTGCATAGCAGCTCATCAGAGCCTCCTGGGTGGTCAACTTGAATGTCCTCCCAACCAGCGGTCCATCTGAGTTCGGCCATCTACAAAGAGGGAGAACACACACTTAGAAGTCTCTAAGTCGCGGGCTATTAGGGAGAAGGATCAAGGGCTCCCTAAGGTCTTTTCCTATTGGGTGAGAGGTAGCCTAGTGGTTGTTGCCTATAGTTGcatggctctgataccaactctATAAAACCCTGATTTCTCGTATCGAAATTCCTCGTGCTTAGTTATACCATTCCCTGGATCGAGTAGATGGTACACACGAATTCGAGTCATAGCATCAAAAGCTCATACAAACAGAGTCTCATAGGACTTATTACAACCAGGCACTCGACCGAATAAAAGGTTCTGAAGCTAAAGGAGAGTAATTAAATAGAAGTGATAGGGTAACAACTTCTAAGCAGGGTAAGCCACAGGCAACAACTGGAGGGCAAGACACCACTAAGCGTCTTCTCCTTCAGGGAGGGTCCTCGTAACACTCGTAAGGGTCTGCAGTTGGGTCTTCCTCAAAAACTGGTGGTGAGCAAAGCAAGGATGAGTACGGAGTACTCAACAAGTCATCACGGAAATATGCACATGCAAGGCTATAACAAAGGAGGCTATAGGGTTCTTTTGCATAAAAGCGGCTTCTCAAATAGTTTTAACCCGACCTATTTTCTAGCAGTAATTTCTATACTATGAGTATAACTAAAATAGCTATGAAGGTTCTGTCAGCTATCCATTGATGGTTTCCCTCCATGGCGCCCACACCATCCTCTAGATGTTTCAACCCCTTGCATCCCAAGGGGTGAATCACCTAGACATACTTACAACACTTTCATTTCCACCATCCATATTCATCTTTTGGGTTTTAAGAGTCAAACCAAGTGTATGCCATGTCCCGGTGCTCATATCCGAGAgcgcggctattcgaatagatttaatGCACTGCAGTGGTTGTACACTTTCCCCGTGCTCCAGGACTATCCAACACATGGGTCTTGTCCCAGTGCATGGGACTGTCATGGCAAAGCTTTTCGATAACTTTGTTTCGGCAGTGCCCGCTCCATGAACTTTAGTTCCCATTGCACTCTAGATGTACGGTTACTAGCAGTGAGGGGAGTTCTGGCGTTCCCAAGGGACtgaaattttgacattttggcccttttgaaaaacttattttacaaacaaaCCCCTAGAAAAACTTATTCCGGAAATGGACCTTTCCAGGGTGACAACGTATCTGGCGTGCCTCTTCAATAGATTGTGCCACGTAGACGGGCCGTAGCGGGGAGGGGCTGATGTGGCAGGGATGGTGGCACCAATGACATTGGCGCCGCCCACTGACGTGGCAAAGGGCAACGCCATCATCATTGGGGCCGTCCTCTGGGGGGGACTTAGCCGCCCGaaccccacccccacccccacccgaGCCAGTTCATCCCCAGCCTGCTCTTCTTTTGCTCTtgccccctctctcctccttcacCTTCCCCCCTCTAATCCACTCTATTTGGGAGCTTTTTTCGCGGGATTTTTTCAAGAAATCGAAGAGCAAGGTAAACTCTACCGTTCCCCTCTTGTTTTGTTCGTTTTCGTTGGTTGAATGACTAGATCGGGGTGAAACCCTAATTTCATGATTTTGGATGTTTTGCTCAATTTGAACCCCCCATTTTGGTTGGTATTGTGGGGGCATTTTAGTAGCATGCCATGTGTGTGATTCGTactattttttcatgaatttagTTGGTCAcatgaattcaaatttgagtgcaacctatatatatattaaatgtaTGACACTTGTTAGCGTTGGCATGGTTAGAAATGACACTAGAAACATGGTTGGGTAGGtgcaaattattttgattACGTTGATTTTTGTGGTTGTTATGATGTTATTTTTGGAGACTAAAATTAAGTATTGGTTGTTGCTTTAAATCGAGATTAGTGCACGTATTATTCTCTGGTCCTTATTcaccatatataaaataaaaagatgtcGGCGATTTACAAACGTACATAAATAATGgggaaaaaatattgttctaggtacatactaatttttttagcatgtaTTATGGATGTAGATGGAAAGAGTTGTCCGAGTATATTATGGTGGTAAAATTGTGGAAACATATGCCGATGACTGGCATCAAGAGATCATAAACTACCTGAAGAATCCCTCATCATCGGTTAATAGGAAAGTTAAATATATAGCCCTCAAATACGTTTTGCTAGAAGATCTGCTATATTACATGACGATTGTGTGCTGCTAAGATGCCTGGATAAGAAGGAAGCCAAAGTGATAATGTGCGAGGTACACGATAGAATATGCGGCACTCATCAATCGGCCTACAAGATGAAGTGGTTGCTACGAAGAGTAGGGTATTTTTGGCCGACGATGCTGGAAAATTGTTTCACATATTACAAGAGCTGTCAAGATTGTTAGAAGTTTGGGAACATACAGAAATCACCAGCGTCGGCTATGAATCCGATCATCAAGCCGTGGCCATTCAGATGATGGGGCATTGATATGATCGGACAGATTTACCCTCCATCAAGCAAAGGGCACAAGTTCATACTGGTGGCAACAGATTATTTCACTAAGTGGGTGAAGCTATACTGTTGAAAAAAGTAACTTCGGCGGATGCAATTAATTTCATTAAGGAACACATAATCTACAGATTTGGAAGCCATGGCATATCTTTTACAGAGGTACTTCTGTGTACCCCTCGTGATTCCCTCCAGAATAGCAACTGGTGGGAGAGGTCGTGTATTTTTCATAACCCAGTTGTACACTTCAACAGGATTTGTTGTCATCACAGCACACCTCGAACAATCTGTATCGTGCAACACTTCCACGCTTCCTGTGACGAGTAATACTTGGTGCTTCATTAGGGATGACTTCAAGTCCCTCTGGCTCCTCCTATCTGGCAACTACGAGCATTTTCCTATTCTCTTCCATGTGTGTGGTGGTCAAACGATCTAGTTGTTCCCATATAGCATCAAACTTTCTTTGTTGATTTTGCATGCATAGCTTCTTGAACAGGTCCATCAATCTCTTACTCCTGGATTGTCTGAAAAAATTAGCCCGAAGATGTCACATTCACCATCTGCTATGCAAATCTAACCATGGTACTTCCTCCGTGGCATCTTCTTGAAGCTTTTGTATCGCTAATAGCAAACCGGGGTGTCGATCATGCAACACACAAACATTTAGTCTATTCTAAACAACAtccattttaatttgttgcaaAAACCAAAGCCAACTTGATGTGTTCTCGCTTTCAACAAATGCAAAAGCAATATGTACAACGTGGCTATCCACGGACTCCGATTACAGTTAGAATTGTTCCTCTGTACTTGCTTGTCATGAAAGTGCAATCCACGCAGAGCACAGAAATGCAATTTCTAAAGGACTCTATTATTCACCCAAATGACCAGAAAGCCCGACGAAGAACATTCCCCATTTTCATTCACCTCTTCTAGAATAACTATGTGTGTGCCGGGGTTTCTTGCTTGTGTCACCTCCAATAGTGGGGGCAGATTGTGATAAGAATCCTCGTAAGTTCCAAACCTCATCTCCAGTGCTTTCTGTTTTGACCTCCAAGCATTGTCATAGGATATCTCATATCCGTACTCTTTCTCTACGTCATGCATTATTGTGAAAGGGGACAAAGATGTTTTTCTTACCACCTttgaatatatcatttgtgCCACAAATACCGTTGTCATGTTCCTATGTTGCAGTAGGGTATTGTCCAACAAATAGGTATGTTGCTCAACCCTCGAAGCTACCCATAAAGTGTCATGTTATGGCT
It encodes the following:
- the LOC102705947 gene encoding protein TIC 62, chloroplastic, producing MEQAAKVTISLSAAAPARCCMAAACPYRSMPRPRRGCFARSSSSLRHAPSSVRVYAAATTTPEPKTKDKDLAFVAGATGKVGSRAVRELIKLGFRVRAGVRSAQRASSLVQSVEQLKLDDDANSPAERLELVECDLEKQAQANIESAIGNASVVVCSIGASEKDILDVTGPYRIDFMATNNLVQAATAAKVEHFILVTSLGTNRIGFPAFLLNLFWGVLCWKRRAEEVLIGSGLAYTIVRPGGMERPTDAFKDTHNLVVAGEDTYVGGLVSNLQVAELIACIATNRRAAYCKVVEAVAETTAPLLPMEDQLATIPSNREPPPELDGGKPAPPKLRSNGTETAKQRLLSPYTAFVDLKPPSSPSPRPAAAAAAPDSAPTAATTLSAVLDYSALGSGNQLKQQQRPLSPYTRYEELKPPTSPSPRAPSAASSAALDSSANGPPSSGDQLNQQKRPLSPYTRYEELKPPTSPSPRAPSAASAPPDAPAAAASSAALHSSSGDQLNQQKRPLSPYTRYEELKPPSSPTPAPEL